From one Lycium barbarum isolate Lr01 chromosome 6, ASM1917538v2, whole genome shotgun sequence genomic stretch:
- the LOC132645402 gene encoding AAA-ATPase At2g46620-like: MWVVNIILLLFLGPCLLFLVRFILYRTALILVLRKWANWVDDRIHVHQYLKVAELNENGQDNQFYKRVFLYINSLPSLEDSNFTNLFSGKKSNDIILSLDDNQVIQDEFLGARVSWVNKVEKFNHGGVCNKSFLLRIKKKDKRRILRPYLQHIHTVSDDIEQRRRELKLFINNGPLENPINGRWRSVPFTHPATLDTIAMDVDLKNKVKSDLENFIKSQNYYHKLGRAWKRNYLLYGPSGTGKSSFIGAMANFLNYDVYDIDLSRVSDDSDLKLLLLQTTSRSLIVIEDVDRLINEKSRTTTTTTLSGLLNFMDGIVNSCCGDEKIMVFTMNSKDHIDPAMLRPGRIDVHIHFPSCDFNSFKCLANNYLGVKEHKLFPQVEEIFHNGATMSHAAIGELMMVNRSSPSRALKSVITALQSNGTEGKITGRGKRLSDSSSSSPLPLPLPQTEETGGGNWKDSVPVAKEFRKLLFRLKSCKSPSSIDHDSEMIER; encoded by the coding sequence ATgtgggttgtaaatataattttgCTTCTATTCTTGGGTCCTTGCCTTTTATTTCTTGTTAGATTTATCTTGTACAGAACAGCTTTGATTCTTGTTTTACGAAAATGGGCAAATTGGGTCGACGACAGAATCCATGTTCATCAATACCTTAAAGTTGCAGAACTCAACGAAAATGGCCAAGACAATCAGTTCTACAAAAGAGTCTTCCTTTACATTAATTCTTTGCCATCACTTGAAGATTCAAATTTCACCAATCTATTCTCTGGTAAGAAATCTAATGATATCATCTTATCTCTAGATGATAATCAGGTCATTCAAGACGAATTTCTCGGAGCAAGAGTCTCATGGGTAAATAAAGTTGAAAAATTTAACCATGGTGGAGTTTGTAATAAGAGTTTCTTGTTAAGGATCAAGAAGAAAGATAAACGCAGAATTCTCAGGCCATATCTTCAGCATATTCATACTGTATCTGATGATATCGAACAACGAAGAAGAGAATTGAAATTGTTTATAAATAATGGGCCTTTGGAAAATCCAATAAATGGACGGTGGAGATCTGTTCCGTTTACACATCCTGCCACTTTGGATACGATAGCCATGGACGTGGATCTCAAGAACAAGGTAAAATCCGATCTTGAAAATTTTATTAAATCGCAAAACTATTATCACAAATTGGGTCGTGCTTGGAAGCGTAATTATCTCCTTTATGGTCCTTCTGGTACTGGAAAATCAAGCTTTATTGGAGCCATGGCAAACTTCTTGAATTACGATGTTTACGACATTGATTTGTCAAGAGTTTCTGATGATTCAGATCTTAAACTCCTTTTGTTACAAACAACTAGCAGATCCTTAATTGTTATCGAAGATGTCGATCGTTTGATCAACGAGAAATCAAGAACGACAACAACAACGACTTTATCAGGGTTGCTTAATTTCATGGATGGTATTGTAAATTCGTGTTGTGGCGATGAAAAGATTATGGTTTTTACTATGAATAGTAAAGACCATATTGATCCAGCTATGTTAAGACCAGGGAGAATAGATGTACACATACACTTTCCTTCGTGTGATTTTAATTCATTCAAGTGTTTAGCAAATAATTATCTGGGCGTGAAAGAACACAAACTGTTTCCACAAGTGGAAGAGATTTTCCATAACGGTGCAACCATGAGCCACGCGGCAATCGGAGAGTTGATGATGGTCAACAGGAGCTCACCAAGCAGGGCTTTGAAGTCCGTTATCACGGCGTTACAATCCAACGGAACGGAAGGAAAGATAACCGGAAGGGGTAAACGGTTAAGTGACAGTTCATCATCATCGCCGTTACCGTTACCGTTACCGCAAACGGAGGAGACAGGTGGCGGAAATTGGAAGGATTCTGTTCCTGTAGCTAAGGAGTTTCGGAAGTTGTTGTTTAGGTTGAAAAGTTGTAAGAGTCCTAGTTCGATAGATCATGATTCCGAGATGATCGAACGGTGA